TCACGGCGATCGTGGTCGCGTCGACGATCGCCGTAGTCGCAGCGACGGCCGGTCTGCTGCTTTCGTTGCCGGCGGCGGCCTCGATCATCCTTCTGTCATCGGTCTTCCTGCTCGCCACCGTCGGTGGCGCCGTGCTCTCCCGGCGCGACAACACCTCAGGACAGCACGGCCTGCTCGGACTGTGCATCGGTGTCGCCGTGCCGCTCGGACTCCACACAGCCGTTTCGTTGCCGGCGCAGGGTGCCGCGATGATCCCGGTCACGCTCGCGATCACGTGGGCACTGGTCTGGACGGCAGTGGCCGTCGTGGTCGGTATCGGGGGCCGGCATCCGGGAGTGCTGACAGGCGCAGCACTCGCCCTCCTGAGCAGCGCAGTCGTGCTTGTCGCGACGCTGAGCGCGGCCCCGGTCCCACTCGTGGCCGCGTTCTCTGGCATCGCGGCGGCGGTCGTCCTCGCACTCGCGCCGTCGTTCGCCCTCAGCACCGCGGGTGTGGCCAGGCTGGATGACACCGCCATGGACGGCGATACGGTCAAACGCACGGATATCGATTCGGCATTGGCCACGGCGTTCGCCTCGCAGACCGCTCTCGTACTCGCTCTGGCGCCCCCGATCGCGACGACGGCCCTGATCCTCGGCGCCGGAAACGCCTGGCAGGCCGGCCTCGCCGCGGCCCTCGTCATCCTTGTGCTGGTGCGCAGCAGACTTTTCCCGTTCGCGATCGCCCGCATAGCCCTGCTCGCGGCGACCGTGCTTCCGGCCGCCCATTGGTTGTGGACCACTGACATGCTGCCTCAGCCGTGGCCGGTCCTCATCAGCGGCGTGATCGTCGTCCTTCTCGTGGTGGTCTCCGTGATGCGACCGTCTGCGGCAGCGCAGGCGCGTTTGCGGCGCTTCCTCGGCGTCCTCGAGTCGCTGTCCGCGATCGCACTGATCCCGCTCCTGCTCGGTATCCTCGGCATATTCGACGATCTCCTCGGAGCGTTCTCGTGAGCAGGTGGGGAAGGCTGCTCCAGGTCTGGCCGACAGCGCGGCACGAGCAGGCGATCACCGCCGAACGCGACCTGCGCGCTCCCCTCCCGGTGGTGCGTCGGATCGGATTCGCGTCGCTTCGCGGCGGGACCGGATGCTCCACCGCAGCGCGCGGCGTCGCATCGACGCTCGACGGGCGCAGAAGAGGCGGTGTCCTGCTCCTCGACGCGGACGAGGCCGGCTCCATCCAGTCGCCTCTTTCGGCTTCGGGAACAACGCGCGCGCCCGAGCTCACACTCACCGACTGGGGCTCGATCGACGCCGCACGGCTCTCCACGATCTCAGCGTCATCTCACGTGCTGTGCCTGACTTCGACGACCGAACGGTCGGCGGTGCAACAGGCCCTGGACGCGGCATCCTTCGTGATCGAATCGGGAACGCCGACGGTACTGGTGGCGTCGTCCGTGCGCGGGAAGGCGACGCCCGCAGTGCGACGGATGCTCGCATCGTCGCCGGTGCCCGTGTTCCTGCTGCCCTTCGATCGAACCGTTCGCCTCGGTGAGCCCGGCGCCCGCAGCAGCGCGAGCGCCTTCGCCCTCGCGACGCTGGGCGCGGAGATCGTGCGCCTCGGCGGACGCCCTTCGGCAGAGGTGCTGGTCGCATGACCCGGACGCTGTTCCACCGTCCCACACGGGTGACGGCGCCTCCCACTCCACCGGAGCCCGAGCTCATCCCGCCGCCGCCGGCGCTCACCGATCAAGGCGGCGGCATGCCGCTGCAGTTCATGCTTCCGCTGATCGGGGCGTTGTCGTCCGTCATCATGATGGTCGTGCTGCGCAACGGACAGCCGTTGTTCCTCGTTCTGGCCGCCGTGATCTTCGTCGTCGCCATCGTCGGCGGACTCGGTTTCGCCCTGTCTGCGCGCGGCCGGGCGGCACGCAAGGCCCGCACTCAGCGCGAGCTGTACCTCGACTACCTCGAGCGCTACCGGTCCGAGTTGCGTGAGCGCGGCGCCAGCGACCGCGCCTCTGCGATCGCCGTGCATCCCGCCCCTGAGGCCCTCGTCGGCATCATGCGCGATCCGGCTCGCCGATGGGAACGCCGCCGCTCCGATGACGACTACCTCTCCGCACGGATCGGCGTCGCATCGCGTCCGTGGTTCTCGCTCTCCGTCGCTCGAAGCGATTCCCCGCTCGAGCCCGCAGACCCCATCCTGCTGCGCGAGGCGGAGATCGTCGCACGCAGTCTCGACGCCGTACCCGAGATGCCGGCGACAGCAGATCTGCAGGACGCGTGGGTCGTGTCCGTGGTCGGTGACCGTGACCGCGGCATGTCGGTGGTCCGCTCGCTGGTCGCGCAGCTGGCGACCGCGCACACCCCTGACGATCTCACCCTCGCCGCCGCCTACGCGCCGCATCATGCCGATCAGTGGAACGGGTTCGATCTCCTGCCCCACGTGCAGGATCCCGGTCTCTTCGACGGCCCTGTTCCTGCACGCCGGATCGCGCCCGACATCCGATCCCTCACCGATGTCCTCGCGGGCGACCTCGGCAAGCGTGCCGGTTCCGCCGCAGGCGTGCAGCGCCATGGCCGAGGAGAGAATCCGCACGGACGCCTCGTCGTCTTCCTCGATGACCACGGGCAGGCCGCGTCGCGTCTGAGCAGCCCGGATCCCCACCTGCGCATTCGCGACCTCAACATCACCGTCGTGCATCTGCTCGCGGACCGCCTGGACGAGCCCGACGACGTCGACATCCGGATCACCGTCGATGACGACGGGGCCGTGATCACGTCTCAGGCTTCTTCGGCCGCCCCCGCGCATGTCGCGTTCACGCCGGATCGGACACACGGCGGGACGGTGACGACCCTGGCCCGTTCGATGGCCGCGTTCCGCACTGTTCACGCGTCTCGGCCGCAGAGCGGCACGACCGAGGCCTTCGACATCACCCAGCTTCTCGGGATCACGGATGCTTCCGCGATCGACCCGGATGAGCTGTGGACTCCCCGCTCGCCGAGTGCGTTCCTGCGTGTGCCGTTCGCGCTCGATGACAACGATCGCCCCGTCTTCCTCGATCTGAAGGAGAGCGCGCAGGAGGGCATGGGCCCGCACGGCATCTGCGTCGGCGCCACCGGTTCGGGAAAATCCGAGATGCTGCGCACCGTGCTGCTCGCCCTCGCCCTGGCGCATCCGCCTGAGGACCTGAGCTTCATCCTCGTGGACTACAAGGGCGGCGCGGCGTTCTCCCCGTTCCAGAAGCTGCCGCACGTCGCCGGGCTGATCGACAACCTCGCCGACGACCCTCAGCTCACCACGCGTGCACGCGCCTCGCTCCAAGGCGAGGTGGTCAGGCGGCAGCAGCTGCTCAAGGACGCCGACGCCTCACCGTCCATCACGCACTACCGGGAGCTCCGCAAGACTCGGCCCGAACTGCCGCCGATGCCTCATCTGTTCATGGTGATCGACGAGTTCGGCGAACTGCTCACCGCTGAGCCGGAGTTCATCGACCTGTTCCTTCAGATCGGCCGGATCGGCCGGTCCATCGGCATCCATCTGCTCCTCTCCAGCCAGCGCATCGAGGCAGGCAAGCTGCGCGGACTCGACACTTATCTTTCCTACCGGCTCGGGTTGCGGACGTTCAGCGAGAGCGAGTCACAGGTCGTGCTCGGGACGACGGACGCCTATCGGCTGCCGGCGCTGCCCGGCTACGGCATCCTCAAGGTCGACACGTCGCTGTATCAGCGTTTTCGCGCCGGCTATGTGTCCGGCCCGGTGCCGGTCCGGTCCGCTCCGGCACCCAGCGACGGCGAGCTCACACGTGTCTTCCGCGTGCCGACGTACAACGGCATCAGCCAGGGCGACGACGATGACAGGACACCGGCGAGTCCGTCGTTCACCACGCCCGAGGTCGGGCAGCTGCTCGTGGACGAGGCCGTTCTGCGACTTCGCGCCGACGATCGCATCGTCTCGTCGGCGTGGTTGCCGCCGTTGCCGGAGACCCTCGCTCTCGGGCAGATCCTGGGAGAGCGAGAGCGGACGATCGCCCTGGAGACGCCGATCGGACTGATCGATGACCCGGCGCACCAGAATCAGCAGCCCTGGATGCTCGATCTCACGCGCGGCGGCGGCCATCTCGCCATCGTCGGAAGCCCCCAGTCAGGGCGCACCACCTTGCTTCGGACCATCGCCGTGTCGCTGGCGCTCGGCCGCACCCCGGCCGAGGTCGCGGTGTACGGGATGGATCTCGCCGGCGGCGGGCTGCGCCGTCTCGAGCCGTTCCCGCATGTCGGCGGCGTCGCCACCCGATCGGATCCCGCACGAGTGCGCCGGCTGATCGAAGAACTCGAGTCGATGCTCGCCACTCGTGAGCGCGTGTTCAAGGACTCCGGCATCGACTCGGTCTCGCAGCTGCGTGCACGGCACGCTGCCGGAGAGGTGCCGCAGCTGTCGTCCGCAGACGTGGTCGTGCTCGTCAACGGATACGGCGCTCTCAGACAGGAGTTCGACGACCTCGATGCCGCGTTCACCGCTGTTCTGCTGCGTGCGGCGAACTACGGCGTGCACATCGTGCTCGGACTATCCCGATGGAGCGAATTGCGCATCGCCCACCAGTCGCTGTTCGGCACGAAGATCGAACTGCGTCTGAACGACCCGACCGAATCGACGATCGACCGTTCTCTCGCCAAGACGATCAGCACGTCGACGCCGGGTCGGGCGCTCGCCGACAGCGGACTCCTCGGCCACGTCGCGCTGCCCGTTCTCGAGACGAGCGGCGACGACGAACTCGGCGACGAGATCGAGGAACTCGGACGGCGGGTGGCGGCGTCATGGGCCGGCCCGTCCGCCGCCCCCATCCGGTTGCTCCCGCAGGAGCTGGATCCAGAACAGCTGCCGGAGGCTGTCGACGAACCCGATGCCGTGCCGTTCGGCCTGCGTCAGGACACGATGGCCAGCGCGTTCTGGGAGTTCCAGCAGGCAGATCAGCACCTGCTCGTGCTCGGCGACGCTCGCAGCGGGAAGTCGGCGACGCTGCGCATGATCGCCGCCGGTCTCATCGAGAGGTTCACGCCCGAAGAGCTCGCGATCGCCGTCGTGGATTCCCGCGGCCACGTCGCAGAGGTCATCCCCGACGAGTACCTCGCCGCGCACGCCAGGACGGCGACGCAGGCGTCCGGCCTGGCATCGTCGATCGCGACGGAGCTAGCCCGCAGACCGCAGATGTCCGCGAAAGAGCTCAGAAGCGTTCCCCGAGTGGTGCTGCTCGTCGACGACCACGACATCATCAGCGCCGGCGGGATCGAGCACCTCGCAGCGCTGGCGCCGCATCTGCCCACGGCACGCGACAGCAAGTTCCACATCGTGCTCGCCCGTCCTGTCGCCGGATCGGTCAGAGCGATGTACGGCGCCTTCCTGCAGGGCATCCGCGACACAGGGGCGGCGCTGCTGATCCTTTCCGGCGATCGGAGCGAGGGGCAGATCATGCCCCGTCTGTACGCGGAGAGATTCCCGCCGGGGCGCGGACGCTATGCACGACGCGGAGAGAGCCCGTTCGTCGTGCAGGTCGCGCATCTGCCCGACAGCACGGAGGCGAGACCATGACCTCGTTGACGTTCATCGGTGCGAGTGGAGGAACCGGCACGACGACGCTCGCCGCTCTGAGCGTGCTGCTTCTGGTCGAGCAGGGCTCGCGGATCCCGACCGTCGTCGCGGAGGATGCGCAGTCGTTCGACCTCCGCCTCGGCACCCTCTCGTCACCGGTGCGCGGGAGTGGGCACGAGCTGGTCGACGGCGGACGCTACCAGCCGGGAAAGGCCGCGGCGGCGATCGAACAGGGCCGCCTGGTCCTGGTGGGCGCATCCACTCCCCAGGGGGTCGCGGCGCTCGAGAGCAGCCTGTCGGACGTGGCTCAGCGCTTCGGCACCCCGGGTCTCGAACGCACGCTCCCAGTGCTCTGCTCGGCGTTCGGGAGATCCACGACGGTCGCCGGCCGACTGTCCGTCCCCTTCGACGCGCGTCTCGCCGTCGGCGCGCCGCTCACGAAGACGCTTCCGTCCCTGCGCGCGCGGACGAAGACCGCGCTGAACATGCAGTGGCTGCCCGTACTGCGGGAGACGTACGGTATCCGGTGACCTGTGCGTCGGCGGCGCGGCTGCCGGTCGGAGCGGCTCCTCGTCAGAGGCTCTGCACCCAGTTGCGCAGCAACTGGATCCCGGCGTCGCCCGACTTCTCGGGGTGGAACTGCGTCGCCGAGAGCGGCCCGTTCTCGACCGCGGCGAGGAACGGCCTGCCGTAGGTCGTCCACGTGAGCGCGGGCTGCGGGAACGGTGGGATCACGTCGAGCTCCCAGCTCTGCGCGGCATACGAGTGCACGAAGTAGAAGCGTTCGTCCTCGATACCGCGGAACAGCACGCTGCCCTCATCGGGAGTGACGGTGTTCCAGCCCATGTGCGGCAGCACGGGCGCATCGAGCTCCGTCACGCTTCCCGGCCACTCGCCGAGTCCTTCGACGTCCTGTCCGCGCTCCACACCGTGGGAGAACAGCACCTGCATCCCGACGCACACTCCGAGTACGGGCCGACCACCGGCGAGCCTGCGTTCGATGATCTCGTCACCGCCCTTGGTCCGGAGCGCTTCGCGCACCGCGGCGAAAGCGCCGACGCCGGGGACGAACAGTCCATCCGCCTCCAGCGCCGCCGCACGGTCACCCGTGAGCGTCGCGTCCGCGCCCGCCGCGATGAGGGCTTTGACCGCGGAGTGGACGTTGCCGGAACCGTAGTCGTAGACCGCGACAGTGGGCGTGCGCGTCACAGCGCGCCCTTGGTGGAGGGGATGCCGACCACCTGAGGGTCGAGCGCCTTCGCCTGGCGGAACGCACGGGCGAACGCCTTGAACTCCGCCTCTGCGATGTGGTGCGGGTCGCGTCCACCCAGCACGCGCACGTGCACGGTCAGCCCCGCGCCGAACGTGATCGCCTCGAACACGTGACGCACGAGTGAGCCGGTGAAGTGGCCGCCGATGAGGTGGTGCTCGAAACCCGCCGGTTCGCCCGAGTGCACGAGATAAGGACGCCCGCTGATGTCGACGACCGCCTGTGCGAGCGCCTCGTCGAGCGGCACGAGCGCGTCACCGTAACGGGAGATGCCGGACTTGTCGCCCAGCGCTTCACGGATCGCCTGCCCGAGCACGATCGAGATGTCCTCCACCGTGTGGTGGGCGTCGATGTTCGTGTCACCGGAGGCCCGCACCGTCAGATCGGTGAGCGAGTGCTTCGCGAAGGCCGTGAGCATGTGGTCGAAGAACGGCACCGACGTATCGATGTGGCTCTGCCCTGTGCCGTCGAGGTTGAGTTCGAGCTCGACGGTCGACTCAGACGTGCTGCGGGTACGAGTGGCGGTGCGGGAAACGCTCATGACGCCGATCCTATCGAGGCCAGCGCGTCCAGGAATGCCGTGGTCTCCGCCTCGGTCCCCGCGGTGACGCGCAAGTGATTCGGGATGCCGACGTCACGCACCAGCACTCCCCGCTCGTAAAGGGCATGGAACGTCGCCTGCGGATCGGCCACTCCTCCGAACAGCACGAAGTTCGACCACGACTCGTGCGGCTCGTAGTCGAGCGCCTCGAGGGTCGCGGTGATCCGATCACGCTGCTCGATGATGTCGTCGACCATGCCGAGCATCGTCGGCGCATTGCGCAATGCAGCCACGGCGGCCGCCTGAGTGAGGGCGCTCAGGTGATACGGCAGCCGCACGAGCCGCAGCGCATCGATGAACGCCGGATCGGCGGCGAGATACCCGACCCGCGCACCGGCGAATGCGAACGCCTTGCTCATGGTTCGCGAGACGGCCAGGCGAGGGCGTCCCTCGAGCAGAGTGAGAGCGGATGCCGATTCACGGGGCGCGAACTCCTGGTATGCCTCGTCCACCACCACGATCCCGCGGGAGGCCTCGTAGACGGCCTCCACCACATCAAGCCCGAGCGGAGTGCCCGTGGGGTTGTTCGGAGTGCACAGCATGATCACGTCGGGGTCAGCTTCGATCACCTGAGCCACCGCGTCCTCGGCGGTGATCGTGTAGTCGGGCTGACGGCTGCCGGCTGTCCAACGTGCGCCAATGCCCTGCGCCAGCAGGGGATACATCGAGTAGGTGGGTGCGAAGCCGAAGACCGTTCGACCCGGTCCGGCGAAGGCCTGCAGAATGTGCTGCAGCACCTCGTTCGAACCGTTGCCCGCCCAGATCTGCGACGCGTCGAGGTCGTGGCCGAGGTACTCGGCGAATCCCTCACGCAGCGCCGTGAACTCCCGATCGGGGTAGCGGTTCACATCACGCAGCGCGACGGCGATGTCGTCGAGGATGTCGCTCGCCACTTCATCCGGAACCGGATGGGTGTTCTCGTTGACGTTCAGCGCGACGGCCAGCGGGGCCTGAGGTGCGCCGTAGGGGGTGAGGCCGCGAAGATCGTCGCGAAGGGGGAGGTCGCTGAGTGAGACAGTCACCCTCCCCATGTTAACGCGGAGTTCAGTCGGCGTACTCCGCGGGGATCGCGAGTTGCTGGCCGACCTGCAGCGAACCGCCGCCGAGCGCGTTGAGCTTCTCGATCTCGCTGATCACCGTGCGGGGGTCTTCTCCGGGGGCGACGTCTTCGGCGATCGCCCAGAGCGTGTCGCCGGGCATCACCGTGACCGTGTCGAAGTCAGTGGTCTCCACTGCCTCGCCGGAAGCGAGAGCAGAGCCGCCGCTGAGAGCAGCGAACCCGATCCCTGCAGCCAGGGGGAGCGCCGCGAGGGCGACCAGCAGCCGACGTCCGCGTGCCGTCAGTCGCAGTCGCGTCGAAGCACTGGACGTTGCACGTACGGAAGGGACTGCGGGGGCGCTGATGCTGATGGTGCTCATGTGACTCTCCTCTGCCTCTTGGCTGCCTCTGGACTTTCGCCTTTTGGCGTAGCGTTCGCATTCGCCGCTCGGCCGGGAGCGGGGAATGCGAAGCTACGTACCGAATGTATCTTCGAATTCGAACATCTGTCAAGACCTATTCGAAACCCACCCGCTGAATTTACCGACACGCTCGAACAGATCTTCCGTTTCGGTGTGTTTCTCGGATACGGTTTCGATACGAACACCACACCACGGGCCACCGACATTCGAAGATGAGCGCCGTGGACACGACGATCAGCACCGTGAGCGCGCACGAAGGAGCACCCATGAGCGACATCTCCGTCCCCAGCCCTGAGGCCCCGCGCACCCGTCGGCGCAAGAACCTCAGCGCGAAGCAGCTGGCGATCCTCGAGGTCATCCAGACCTCGATCGCACGGCACGGCTATCCGCCGAGCATGCGCGAGATCGGCGACGCCGTCGGTCTGAAGTCGCTTTCGAGCGTGACCCACCAGCTCGGGCAGCTGGAGCTGAGCGGCTATCTGCGCCGCGACCCGGGCAAGACCCGTGCCATGGAAGTACTCATCGACCTGCCCGGCACCAGCGGCGAGAACCCCGCCGACTCAGCCACTCCGGTCGGCGATGCGGCGATGGTGCCGCTGGTCGGTCAGATCGCCGCCGGTATCCCGATCACGGCAGAGCAGCAGGTGGAGGAGATCTTCCCGCTCCCCCGCCAGCTCGTCGGCAAGGGCGATCTGTTCATGCTCAAGGTCTCCGGTGAGTCGATGATCGACGCCGCCATCTGCGATGGCGACTGGGTCGTCGTGCGCACGCAGAACACGGCGGAGAACGGCGAGATCGTCGCGGCGATGCTCGACGGCGAAGCCACTGTGAAGACGTTCCGCCAGCGCGACGGACACACTTGGCTCCTCCCCCGCAACTCCTCATTCGAGCCCATCCTCGGCGACGACGCCGTTGTGCTGGGGAAGATCGTCGCGGTGCTGCGCGCGGTCTGACGGCATCCACGAAGAACCGCCCCTCCGGATTCGGAGGGGCGGTTCTTCGTCATTCGGACATCAGACGGCGACGACGTCCACGCGGCTGCACACGGCAGACGCCGCTTAGGCTCGAAGCATGCAGCCGTACGGAACCTGGCCGTCCCCCTTCCACGCCGCCGATATCGCATCATCCGCCCCGCGCATCGACGGTGCCCGTTTCGTCGGCGACGAGATCTGGTGGGGGGAGTCGGTGCCCGCCGAGGGCGGTCGTGTCACGGTGCGCAGTTCGACTGGCGACGTGCTGCTGCCCGAGCCCTGGAGTGCGCGATCGCGAGTGCACGAGTACGGCGGCGGCGCGTGGACGGCGGATGCTCACGGCACGCTGTTCTTCGTCGACGCCGGCGACCAGCGCGTGTACCGGATGCGGCCGGGCGCGGAGCCGGAGCCGTTGACACCCGAGGGTCCGAACCATGGCGGACTCCGTCTGCAGCACGGGCGCCTTCTCGCCGTGCGCGAGGATCTGTCTGTGGAACCGCACCGGCGCGCCATCGTCGAGATCCCCACAGATGGCTCCGGTCTTGCCGACGCGGACGCCATGCGCGTGTTCGTCCAGGGCAGCGCGTTCTTCGCCCACCCCGCGCTCTCCCCCGACGGCACCCGCATCGCGTGGGTCGAGTGGAGCGGACGCCAGATGCCATGGCAGCAGGCCATGCTCAGCATCACCAACGTCGGCGGCGACGTCTTCGCCGACACCCGCGCTCATGCTGCCTTGCAGCCCGAGTGGATCAGCGATTCAGAGCTCGTCTACGCCGACGATCCCACCGGCCGCTGGAACCTGTATCGACGGCGGATGGACGGGCTTGAGGCTTCCATGCCGGAGGCCATCGCACCGGCCGACGCCGACACAGGCTACGGCCTGTGGGTACTGGGCAACCGCTGGTACCAGCCGCTCGCCGACGGCCGCATCGTCGCCGTGCGCACGAACGGCTCGGACGAGGTCGTGCTGATCGGGAGCGACGGGTCAGAGAAGCGCCTGGATGTGCCGGCCACTGCTCACGTCAGCATCGACGACGCGTCCGGCACGCGTGTGCTGCTCTCCGGCGGCGGAGCGAACGTGAGCGCAGGTCTGTGGACCGTTGACGTGGATTCGGGAGCCGTCGAACGCATCAGAGGCGGCATACGTTCCGATGAAGCGTGGATGCCGCCCGCCTCCCGCATCGCATTCGAGGGCGCGAACGGGCCGGTGCACGCCTTCGACTACGCGCCGGCGAATCCCGATGCCGCAGCGCCAGACGCAGAGCTTCCGCCGTACATCGTCTTCGTGCACGGAGGTCCGACCGCGCACGTCGCAGGGGCGGCCTCCGCAGCCATCGCGTTCTACACGAGCCGCGGCATCGGCGTGCTGGATGTGAACTACGGCGGCTCGACCGGCTACGGCCGCGCCTACCGCGAGCGGCTCGACCGCGAATGGGGAATCACCGACGTCGACGATGTGCTGGCCGCCGCGCGCGGGCTCGCCGAATCCGGACGTGCGGATCCGAGTCGCATCGCGATCCGCGGCGGCTCAGCGGGAGGATGGACGGTGCTCGCGGCACTCGTGCGCGGTGGCGTGTTCGCCGCAGGGATCAGTCGTTATGGTGTGACCGACCTGCGCGCCCTGGCCGAAGACACGCACGACTTCGAGAAGTACTACCTCGACGGCCTGGTGGGCCCGCTGCCCGCTGCCGAACAGGTCTACATCGACCGCTCCCCGCTCACCCACGTCGAGCAGATCGATGTGCCTGTGCTGCTGCTGCAGGGCGCCGATGATCGCGTCGTCCCGCCATCGCAGTCGGAGTCGATCCGCGACGCGCTGGCGGCACGAGGCATCCCGCACGAGTACGTCGTCTACCCGGGTGAGGGGCATGGGTTCCGCCGCGCGGAGACGATCATCGACGCGCTCGAGCGCGAGCTGCGCTTCCTCGGGAAAGTGTTCGACTTCCAGCCCGAGCTGTAGAGGTTTAGTCCCCCACGCGATTGCGCAGGCGCATCGCGCGCTGGGCCTCTCGGGTGTCCTGGCGTTCACGCAGCGTCTGGCGCTTGTCGAACTCGCGCTTGCCCTTCGCGAGAGCGATCTCGACCTTGGCTCGCCCGTCCGAGAAGTACAGCTTGAGCGGGATCAGCGTGTACCCGCCTGCGGACACCGCATGCTGCAGCTTCTCGATCTCCTCGCGGTGCAGCAGCAGCTTGCGAATCCGCTTGGCCGAGTGATTCGTCCAGTGCCCCTGCGAGTACTCGGGGATGTGCACCGAGTCGAGGAAGATCTCATTCCCCTTGACGAACGCGTACCCATCGCTGAGGTTCGCGCGGCCCTGCCGCAATGACTTCACTTCGGTGCCGGTGAGCACCATCCCCGCCTCGTACGACTTCTCGATGTTATAGTCGTGACGTGCGCGACGATTGGTCGCGACGACCTTCTCCCCGCGTTCCCTGGGCATGATGCTCTCCTGATCCGTGCCGCGCCGAACGCACGACAGCCCATCAGTCTACAACGACGCAGACGGATGCTAGGTGCGCAGCCAGCGACGAATCGCGAAGCCGGCCGACAGCGCAGCAAGAAGCACACCGATGCCGATGAGTACGGGCACGACGAGCGCAGCATCCTGCATCGTCACCCAGGTGGTGATGAACGGCACCCGGCCCTTCAGATAGCCGTTCACGCCGAAGTGCACGCCGGCGACCACGGCGGCGCTGGCCAGCACCGAGCCGATGAAGGCGGCGAACACGCCCTCCAGCACGAACGGCGTCTGGATGAATCGGTTCGAGGCGCCCACCAGGCGCATGATCCCGATCTCCTTGCGTCTCGCATACGCCGACAATCGGATCGTCGTGGCGATCAGCAGGATGGCGGCGATGAGCATGAGTACCGCGATGCCGACGGCGATGTAGGTCGCGACGGTGAGAGCGGAGAACAGCGGATCGAGATACTGCAGCTGGTCACGCACCTCCTCGACACCGTTGATGCCGGCGAAAGCCTCTACGATCACCTGCGATTGACCGGGGTCCTTGAGCGTGACGTAGAACGTCTCCGACATCTGCTCCTCGGTGAGCACACTCGCCTGCTCTTCGCCGAGGAGTTCGGTGATGTTCGCGTAGGCCTCTGCCTTGTTCTCGAATCGGAGGTCGCCGATGAGCGAGGCGAGCGGATCGCCTTCGAGTTCTGCGCGCACCTGGTCGACCTGCTCCGGTGTGGCGGCGCCATCGAGACAGCTCTCGCCCGTCGAGACGGTCGAGCACATCGAGACAGACACCTGGGCACGCTCGGTCCAGTAGTCGCGCATGGTGCTGATCTGGCCCTGCATGAGGATCGCCGCGCCGACGAACGTGAGCGACACGAATGTCACGAGCACGACCGAGATCACCATCGAGATGTTGCGTCGGAGGCCCCCGAGGGCCTCGGCGAGGATCAGCCCCACTCTCACGATGTCGGCCCCACTTCTTCGTCGTCGCCGCTATCCGCGAGCCCGAGGCGGTCGGCGACTCCGAGCTCGGCGACGTCGACCTCCGGAAGGATGATCGGGTGGGTGCGAGGGCCGACAGCGGTCGGCGCGGGCTCTGCGGCCGGCGCGGGCTCTGCGGCCGGCGCGGATGCGGGGGTGTCAGCGGCAGAATTCGTCTCGGCAG
The DNA window shown above is from Microbacterium murale and carries:
- a CDS encoding histidinol-phosphate transaminase — encoded protein: MGRVTVSLSDLPLRDDLRGLTPYGAPQAPLAVALNVNENTHPVPDEVASDILDDIAVALRDVNRYPDREFTALREGFAEYLGHDLDASQIWAGNGSNEVLQHILQAFAGPGRTVFGFAPTYSMYPLLAQGIGARWTAGSRQPDYTITAEDAVAQVIEADPDVIMLCTPNNPTGTPLGLDVVEAVYEASRGIVVVDEAYQEFAPRESASALTLLEGRPRLAVSRTMSKAFAFAGARVGYLAADPAFIDALRLVRLPYHLSALTQAAAVAALRNAPTMLGMVDDIIEQRDRITATLEALDYEPHESWSNFVLFGGVADPQATFHALYERGVLVRDVGIPNHLRVTAGTEAETTAFLDALASIGSAS
- a CDS encoding LysM peptidoglycan-binding domain-containing protein — translated: MSTISISAPAVPSVRATSSASTRLRLTARGRRLLVALAALPLAAGIGFAALSGGSALASGEAVETTDFDTVTVMPGDTLWAIAEDVAPGEDPRTVISEIEKLNALGGGSLQVGQQLAIPAEYAD
- the lexA gene encoding transcriptional repressor LexA — translated: MSDISVPSPEAPRTRRRKNLSAKQLAILEVIQTSIARHGYPPSMREIGDAVGLKSLSSVTHQLGQLELSGYLRRDPGKTRAMEVLIDLPGTSGENPADSATPVGDAAMVPLVGQIAAGIPITAEQQVEEIFPLPRQLVGKGDLFMLKVSGESMIDAAICDGDWVVVRTQNTAENGEIVAAMLDGEATVKTFRQRDGHTWLLPRNSSFEPILGDDAVVLGKIVAVLRAV
- a CDS encoding S9 family peptidase, with protein sequence MQPYGTWPSPFHAADIASSAPRIDGARFVGDEIWWGESVPAEGGRVTVRSSTGDVLLPEPWSARSRVHEYGGGAWTADAHGTLFFVDAGDQRVYRMRPGAEPEPLTPEGPNHGGLRLQHGRLLAVREDLSVEPHRRAIVEIPTDGSGLADADAMRVFVQGSAFFAHPALSPDGTRIAWVEWSGRQMPWQQAMLSITNVGGDVFADTRAHAALQPEWISDSELVYADDPTGRWNLYRRRMDGLEASMPEAIAPADADTGYGLWVLGNRWYQPLADGRIVAVRTNGSDEVVLIGSDGSEKRLDVPATAHVSIDDASGTRVLLSGGGANVSAGLWTVDVDSGAVERIRGGIRSDEAWMPPASRIAFEGANGPVHAFDYAPANPDAAAPDAELPPYIVFVHGGPTAHVAGAASAAIAFYTSRGIGVLDVNYGGSTGYGRAYRERLDREWGITDVDDVLAAARGLAESGRADPSRIAIRGGSAGGWTVLAALVRGGVFAAGISRYGVTDLRALAEDTHDFEKYYLDGLVGPLPAAEQVYIDRSPLTHVEQIDVPVLLLQGADDRVVPPSQSESIRDALAARGIPHEYVVYPGEGHGFRRAETIIDALERELRFLGKVFDFQPEL
- the smpB gene encoding SsrA-binding protein SmpB → MPRERGEKVVATNRRARHDYNIEKSYEAGMVLTGTEVKSLRQGRANLSDGYAFVKGNEIFLDSVHIPEYSQGHWTNHSAKRIRKLLLHREEIEKLQHAVSAGGYTLIPLKLYFSDGRAKVEIALAKGKREFDKRQTLRERQDTREAQRAMRLRNRVGD
- the ftsX gene encoding permease-like cell division protein FtsX; protein product: MRVGLILAEALGGLRRNISMVISVVLVTFVSLTFVGAAILMQGQISTMRDYWTERAQVSVSMCSTVSTGESCLDGAATPEQVDQVRAELEGDPLASLIGDLRFENKAEAYANITELLGEEQASVLTEEQMSETFYVTLKDPGQSQVIVEAFAGINGVEEVRDQLQYLDPLFSALTVATYIAVGIAVLMLIAAILLIATTIRLSAYARRKEIGIMRLVGASNRFIQTPFVLEGVFAAFIGSVLASAAVVAGVHFGVNGYLKGRVPFITTWVTMQDAALVVPVLIGIGVLLAALSAGFAIRRWLRT